CGTCAGCGTGCCCGCGCTTCAGGCCAGCGCGCCGGGCATGCGCGTCCTCGCCGTGCCGCTGGCCTATATCGCGGCCGAGGAGATGCGCGACATCCTCACCCCGATCAGCCAGCCGGGTTCGATCCTGCGCTTCGACAGCGTGCGCAACTACCTTCTCCTCGCCGGATCGCAGGCGGAACTGTCGTCGATGCTCGATGCCATCTCGGTCTTCGATGTCGACTGGATGCGCGGCAAGTCCGTGGCGCTCCATCCGCTAAAGGACGCAGCACCCCAGGCGGTCGCCTCGCAGCTTGAGGAGATCTTCCGCAGCTCCGACGGGGCCACGGCTGACGTGATCCGCTTCGTGCCCAACGAGCAGTTGGGTTCGATCCTCGTCGTGACCTCGCAGCCGCATTACCTGCCGCGTGCGAGCGAATGGATCCGGAAGCTCGACACGATCGGCGGCGCGGGGTCGGACCGGCTCTTCGTCTATCCGGTGCAGAACCGCCCGGCCGAGGAGTTGGCCCGCGTGCTGCAATCGGTACTGGGCGGCGGGTCGGACGGCGCGGTCTCGCCCGGTCTGGGCGAGGTCGAGGTGGCCAGCGCCGACGGCGTTGACCCGACCTTCGTGGGCCTGACGGCCGATCCCGATCTGGGTGCAAGCGTGTCCTCCAGTGTGGTCGCCGATACCGAGAACAACTCCCTTCTCATCAGCGCCACCGCCGAGGAATACCGGCGGCTGGAGCCCGTCCTGCGGCGGCTCGACACGGTGGCCACGCAGGTCATGCTCGAGGCCGTCATCGTCGAGGTCTCGCTCAACGACACGCTGCGCTTCGGCGTTCGCTGGTTCCTCGAGAACGGGTCCGCCACACGCGGATTCGACAGCGCGCTCGAGCCGAACTTCCCCGGCTTCTCATGGAACAGCGCGCTGGGCGATTTCCGCTCCACCATCAATGCGTTGTCGAGCGTGACGGATGTGAACGTGATCTCGACGCCGACGCTGATGGCGCTGAACAATCAAGAGGCGATCCTCCAGATCGGCGATCAGGTGCCCGTCGTCACGCGCACCGCCGAGAGCGCCGACGATCCCGACGCGCGTATCGTCAGTGCGGTCGAGCTGCGTGACACGGGCATCATCCTGAACGTCGTGCCGCGCGTGAACGCCCATGGCGGCGTGCTTCTCGACATCGACCAAGAGGCGAGCCGCGTCGTCGCGACGACGTCGTCCGGGATCGATTCCCCCACGATCCAGCAGCGACGCCTGCGGACGCGAGTGTCGGTCATGGACGGGGAATCGGTCGTCCTCGGCGGTCTGATCCAGGAGGGGACGCAGCGCACCAAGAACGGCGTGCCGGTCCTCAGCGACGTGCCGGTGGTCGGCAATCTCTTCCGCGACCGCCGCGACCGTCGCGAGCGGACGGAGCTTCTGATCTTCGTGCGGCCCCAGATCATCCGCGACGCCCATGCCGCACGGCGGGTCAGCGACGAGTTCCGCCAGCGGCTCGACTTCGGCCGCAGCGAGACGCCGCAGCAGCGCCGTCAGCGCGATCTTCGCCGCCTGCGCTGACGGGCGCGCGGGCGGATGACGGTCGGGATTGTCGTCGCCGGCGGGGCGCTTCTGGCGATCCTCGGCGCGATCGCGGTCATCGACCTGCGGACCCGGCGCATTCCCGACCCGCTGAACGTGGCGCTCGCGCTTTCGGGGCTGGCGGCGGCACTGGTGCTCGACGGGCAGGTGCCGTGGCCGTCGCTGCTTGCGGCGACGGTGGTGGGCGCGGCACTCTGGATCATCGCCGAGATCTTCCGCCGCCGCCGTGGACTGACGGGCCTCGGGCTGGGCGACATCAAGATGATCGCCGCTGCCGCACTCTGGGTCAGCCCGTGGAACCTGCCGCTCGTGCTCGTGGTCGCGACCGTCGGCGCGCTTGTCGCCGTTGGGGTCGGAGCGGTCGCGGGGCGCCGGACGGACCGGTTGACGCGCATCCCGTTTGGGCCGTTCATCGGGCTGGGCCTGATGCTGACATGGATCCTCGAACGGTCGGGGCTGCCAATGCTGGCGCCCGCGGGGGTATGGTAAGATGGATCGCAAGCTATCGAAGACGCGACGGTGTCGGGACGCGGACGCGGAGCGCGATGCGGGCTTCACGCTGATCGAGCTGCTGGTCGTCCTGTCGATCATCGTCCTCCT
This portion of the uncultured Jannaschia sp. genome encodes:
- a CDS encoding secretin N-terminal domain-containing protein, which gives rise to MSARTWKRTLIVATLATVLASCAGDEAGVSRLDTLLGGLGAGDGATRTANAAGGWSGVPGATSGTGRTGSGVFLGAGNPPIRREPTFGGDEGFQLNLVDAPIPAAAQFILGDTLDLNYVVDPDLPGTITLQTSSPVSREALIDIFEITLAANGYAIVENADIYRIVQSNAAIANTPPVSVPALQASAPGMRVLAVPLAYIAAEEMRDILTPISQPGSILRFDSVRNYLLLAGSQAELSSMLDAISVFDVDWMRGKSVALHPLKDAAPQAVASQLEEIFRSSDGATADVIRFVPNEQLGSILVVTSQPHYLPRASEWIRKLDTIGGAGSDRLFVYPVQNRPAEELARVLQSVLGGGSDGAVSPGLGEVEVASADGVDPTFVGLTADPDLGASVSSSVVADTENNSLLISATAEEYRRLEPVLRRLDTVATQVMLEAVIVEVSLNDTLRFGVRWFLENGSATRGFDSALEPNFPGFSWNSALGDFRSTINALSSVTDVNVISTPTLMALNNQEAILQIGDQVPVVTRTAESADDPDARIVSAVELRDTGIILNVVPRVNAHGGVLLDIDQEASRVVATTSSGIDSPTIQQRRLRTRVSVMDGESVVLGGLIQEGTQRTKNGVPVLSDVPVVGNLFRDRRDRRERTELLIFVRPQIIRDAHAARRVSDEFRQRLDFGRSETPQQRRQRDLRRLR
- a CDS encoding A24 family peptidase produces the protein MTVGIVVAGGALLAILGAIAVIDLRTRRIPDPLNVALALSGLAAALVLDGQVPWPSLLAATVVGAALWIIAEIFRRRRGLTGLGLGDIKMIAAAALWVSPWNLPLVLVVATVGALVAVGVGAVAGRRTDRLTRIPFGPFIGLGLMLTWILERSGLPMLAPAGVW